One Silene latifolia isolate original U9 population chromosome 4, ASM4854445v1, whole genome shotgun sequence DNA segment encodes these proteins:
- the LOC141651224 gene encoding protein FAR1-RELATED SEQUENCE 5-like → MDFNLNLPWEDEEHVREDGLDDIRVDDVDGNIVHDADGNIIQGEDEIVSFKNFSLDDYLYDDGCNDDVVRNGAIGDDETIHNEAVVNEDVNNDLHEPPIIEGGFVQKVANMLNMANTDVEEVDPPTEGMTFANGDEYGAYCYLYAYQRGFQFFIRTNKILDCYTEKGVKRHGSGDSEPRFYMMIRIRLCCTRGADPNKKNGLWHEYFRRRAIMNDEAGISIAKNFNTLVREVGGHANLPIKERDLRNMLNQERRRSRINGDANALEERFIKLREIDPGFYYSIETDKEGKLLNVFWVDGHCRGMAKVFADAVSYDATFLCNRYKMSFTPFVGVNHHGSIVVLASALISHEDAISFAWVFKRWLDCMGRAPPVITTDQCRGIGKAVKDVFPNTPHRLCLWHMMRNGAKNLGANPRYNEIKADLKDVVYESKDIHDFEDAWELFVVKYGLREHSWVKEVYAKREAWVPLYWKNIFCAGMLSTQRSEQTNRFFKIYFNPQTTLFTFLANYENALRAKVEEKEKLNFACTNKPCRYDKNVIIEEVFQRAYSNSMFAKVKKEVYGLIHTNAEIKMNIGTFSLFVVTEKVKHPFWKPRDKMYDVSIDTASGEFTCTCQRFEFKGILCRHIIRALLLKKVQLIPDKYILSRFRKNLVRYEHIQVGYHIPAESERLKRSLAVTLRNGYLYRHYTPMRLSPYIIGNHRS, encoded by the exons atGGATTTCAATCTTAATTTACCTTGGGAAGATGAGGAACACGTTAGGGAAGATGGTCTTGATGATATTAGGGTAGATGATGTTGATGGTAATATTGTACATGATGCTGATGGTAATATTATACAAGGGGAAGATGAAATTGTTAGCTTTAAGAACTTTAGTTTAGACGATTACTTATATGACGATGGTTGCAATGACGATGTTGTTCGTAATGGAGCTATCGGTGACGATGAGACTATTCACAATGAGGCTGTTGTCAATGAGGATGTTAACAATGATCTCCATGAACCTCCAATTATTGAAGGGGGGTTTGTGCAAAAGGTAGCTAATATGCTAAACATGGCGAACACTGACGTTGAGGAAGTTGATCCTCCGACAGAAGGAATGACCTTTGCTAATGGTGATGAGTATGGTGCATATTGTTACTTATATGCCTATCAACGTGGCTTTCAATTTTTTATTAGGACTAATAAAATTTTGGATTGCTATACGGAAAAAGGGGTAAAGCGCCATGGTAGTGGGGATAGCGAACCTCGTTTCTACATGATGATCCGAATCAGACTATGTTGCACAAGGGGGGCGGATCCAAACAAAAAGAATGG GTTATGGCATGAATATTTTAGAAGACGGGCTATAATGAATGATGAAGCCGGTATCTCAATTGCTAAAAATTTCAACACTTTGGTCAGAGAAGTTGGTGGCCATGCTAATTTACCCATAAAAGAGCGGGATTTGAGGAACATGCTCAATCAAGAACGACGTCGTAGTAGAATTAACGGTGATGCAAATGCTCTTGAAGAAAGATTTATCAAGCTTAGAGAAATCGATCCTGGCTTTTATTATTCCATCGAAACGGATAAAGAAGGCAAGCTCCTTAATGTGTTTTGGGTTGATGGACATTGCAGGGGTATGGCCAAGGTATTTGCTGATGCGGTTTCTTATGACGCTACCTTCCTCTGTAACAG GTACAAAATGTCGTTTACTCCATTTGTTGGTGTAAATCATCACGGTAGCATTGTTGTACTAGCATCCGCTTTGATTTCACACGAGGATGCCATTAGCTTTGCTTGGGTGTTTAAGAGATGGTTAGATTGTATGGGAAGAGCGCCGCCAGTTATAACCACGGATCAATGCAGGGGAATTGGAAAGGCTGTGAAGGACGTATTTCCTAATACGCCCCACCGCTTGTGTCTTTGGCACATGATGCGTAATGGAGCAAAAAATTTGGGAGCGAATCCGAGGTACAATGAAATTAAGGCTGACCTTAAAGATGTCGTTTATGAAAGTAAAGATATCCATGATTTTGAGGATGCTTGGGAACTTTTTGTAGTTAAATATGGCTTACGTGAACATAGTTGGGTCAAAGAGGTATATGCAAAAAGAGAAGCATGGGTTCCTTTGTATTGGAAGAACATATTTTGTGCAGGTATGTTATCCACGCAAAGAAGTGAGCAGACGAACCGATTCTTCAAGATTTACTTTAATCCACAAACAACTTTGTTTACCTTCCTTGCAAATTACGAAAATGCCCTACGAGCGAAGGTCgaggaaaaagaaaaattgaaCTTTGCTTGCACCAATAAACCGTGTAGATACGATAAGAATGTCATTATTGAGGAAGTCTTTCAAAGAGCGTACAGCAACTCGATGTTTGCGAAGGTGAAAAAAGAGGTGTATGGCTTAATACACACCAACGCGGAGATTAAGATGAATATTGGGACGTTCTCTCTTTTCGTTGTTACCGAGAAGGTCAAACATCCATTTTGGAAACCACGGGATAAGATGTACGATGTGAGCATTGACACGGCTTCGGGTGAGTTTACTTGTACTTGTCAGCGTTTTGAATTTAAAGGAATACTATGTAGGCATATTATACGTGCATTGTTGCTAAAGAAAGTGCAGTTGATTCCTGACAAGTATATTTTGAGTCGATTTCGAAAGAATTTGGTACGGTATGAGCATATTCAGGTTGGGTATCACATACCCGCGGAGTCGGAACGTCTTAAGCGGTCCCTTGCTGTTACGTTAAGGAACGGGTACTTGTATAGGCATTACACTCCGATGAGGCTTTCGCCCTATATAATAGGGAATCacagaagctag